Genomic window (Pseudomonas xantholysinigenes):
GAAGAGCCACGGATAACGATTGGGTATTGCCCGATCCCGAGCGCCTTGTATCTTCGAAACATTGTGTAATCCAATTCAAGGATGGCCGCTATTACCTGACCGATAACAGCACCAACGGCGTGGAGTTGGTACACGCCGGTATTCGCCTGCGCCGCGGTAACAGCGAGCCATTGATGGATGGTGAAGTTATTCGGATTGGCGATTACGAGATCCAGGCGCGCATCGATGCCGGCCTGGCGATCCCGCTGGCCGGGCAGCCCGAGGCGCACAGCTTCGAGGCGCTGATGGCCAACCAGGCGGCGCCGAGCGCACCCATCGCCGGTGCGCCGGCGGCCTTCCTGCAAGGGGCGTCCAACCACGACACCTTGCCGGATCTGTTCGATTTTCTTGGCCCGGCCAGCGTGCCGCCGGTGAGCCAGCCGGACCATGTGCCAGCACAGCAGCACGACTTCCGCCCGCCGACGCCTGTCGCCGCGCCAGCTGCCCCCGGGGTGATTCCCGCCGACTGGGCGCTGTTTGATGACACGCCGGCTCCGGAACCGCAAATCGCGCCGGTTGCCCCTGCGCCACAAGCCATTGCAGAGCCCGTCTCGGCCCCGGTCGCGCCTGTTGCGCCGGCCCCGGTGGCTCCGGCTCGGCCTGCCAATAACGACGCTTTGCTCCAGGCTTTCCTGCGTGGTGCCGGGATCGAGCACCTGCGTATCGACGCCGCCGATGCCGCGGCGCAGATGGAGGCCATTGGCCGTAGCTACCGGTTGATGGTCGAGGGCTTGATCGACGTACTGCGTGCGCGCAGTAGCCTCAAGGGCGAGTTTCGCATGCAGCAGACCAGCATCGCCCCGGTGCAGAACAACCCACTGAAATTCGCCCCCAACGCCGACGAGGCGTTGCTGTTGCTACTGCGTCACGGCAGCCAGGCGTTCATGGCCCCGGACCAGGCGGTGCGCGATAGCTTCGACGATTTGCGCGCCCACCAACTGGCAGTGATGGCCGGCGTCGAGGCGGCGCTCAAGCACCTGCTGGCGCGTTTCGAGCCGGCGCGCCTGGAAGAGCGCCTGGCCCCTGCCGCCGGGTTGTCGAAGCTGTTCGGCGGCTCGCGCCAGGCCCATTGCTGGCAGCAGTTCACCTCGCTGTACCAGCAGATTTCCCGCGAGGCCGAGGACGATTTCCAGGACCTGTTCGGCCGCGAGTTCAGCCGCGCCTACCAGGCTCACAGCCAACGCATGCAACGCCCCTGAGGCCACCGCCCGGGACCCAGGAAGAACCGAATACGTCATGAGGACGAGGATGAGTGCAACAAGACTGATCGCAGCCCTGGCCATCGTGCTGCTCAGTGCCTGCAGCAAGGACACGCCGGTCGAAGCCAGCGCCCCAACCGAGGCCGGGACTGCGGGCATCACCCTGTACTTCAGCGCCGCCGCCGGGCTCAACCCGGGCGCGAGCGGCACGCCCGCGCCTGTACGGGTGCGCATCTACGAGCTGAAGAACAGTGCCGCGTTTGCCCGCGCCGACTATTTCGCCCTGGCCGAGCGTGCCCCGGCGACCCTCGCCGCCGACCTGATCGACCAGGACGAAGTGCTGTTGCAGCCCGGCGAGCAACTGCGCCTGGAGCGCCCGCTCGACCCGGCCACCCGCCAGGTCGGCCTGGTGGTCGGCTACCGCGAGATCGACCAGGCCCAGTGGCGCAGCGTGCTGCCGGTGCCGCCCCGCGATTATCAGATCAGCCTCGATGTGCGCGCCGTGCGCAGCGCCGTGGCCACCCCACAACCTGAGCCTGCCCGCTAGGCAATCGGAGTACTGCATGTCCTGGAACAATCGCGTGGTCTGGTCGGAAGGGATGTTCATCACGACCCAGCACTTCCAGCAGCACGACCGCTACCTGGAGCACTTCGTCGATACCCGCAGCCGGCCGCTGAGCGCCGCCGCCTGGGGTTTCTCCGAGCTGCTCATCGACCAGGGCCTGCTGGCCCAGGGCAAGCTGGCGATCCTCAGTGCCCGTGGCCTGTTGCCCGATGGCACGCCGTTCGACATCCCCCGTGACGACCTGCCGCCGCCGCCACTGGACGTTCCCGATGCGCTGCGCGACGGCGTGATCTACCTGGGCCTGCCGCTCAAACGCGCCGGCGCCAGGGACACCGTCGACGACGGCGAGCCGCTCGATGGCGCGCGCTACGTCAGCCGTGTCAGCGAAGTGCGTGACGACAACGCCCCGTTCGAGAACCGCGCGCCCCTGGCCCTGGGCAGCCGCGCCCTGCGCCTGCTGCGTGGCGAGGATGGCCTGGGCGACTACGCCGCGCTGGGCGTGGTGCGGGTGCGCGAGAAGCGTGCCGACCGCGCCCTGGTGCTGGATGACAGCTACATCCCGCCACTGCTTGATGTGACTGCCAACAACACCCTCTCGGGGTTTCGTGGTGAGTTGCTGGGCCTGCTGCACCAGCGCGGCGAGGCCCTGGCTGGGCGCGTAGTGGCTTCGGCCAACGGCGGTGCCTCGGAGATTGCCGACTTCATGCTGCTGCAACTGGTCAATCGCGCCCAGCCGCTGGTCGAGCACCTCGACCAGTTGACGCCGCTGCACCCTGAGCGGTTGTACAGCGAGCTGGTGGCGCTGGCCGGCGAGTTCGCCACCTTCACCCGCGACGGGCGTCGCCCCGAAACCTTCCCGGTGTACCAGCACGATGACCTGGCCGCGACTTTCGCCCCGGTCATGGCCGCCCTGCGCGAAGCCTTGTCGATGCTGATCGACAGCAAGGCGGTGGCCATCCCGCTGGTCGAGAAGGCCTATGGCATCCACGTCGGCATGCTTGCCGATCGCAGCCTGCTGGACAGCGCCAGCTTCATCCTGGTGGTGCGCGCCGACGTGCCCAGCGAGACCCTGCGCAGCCGTTTCGGCCAGCAGAGCAAGATCGGCTCGGTGGAGCACATTCGCGACCTGGTCAACCTGCAACTGCCGGGCATCGGCCTGCTGCCGTTGCCGGTGGCGCCACGGCAGATTCCGTTCCACGCAGGCTCCACCTACTTTGAGCTCGATCGGGGCAGTGAGCATTGGAAACAGCTGCAGCATTCCGGTGGTTTCGCCTTCTATGTCGCCGGTGAGTTCCCTGGCCTGAACCTGGCCTTCTGGGCGATTCGGGGATAAATCGTGATGTTTGTCGTTCGACTCGACCCAACCTGGACTCTGTGGGAGCGGGCTTGCCCGCGAAACAGGCGACTCGGTGCTTGGCACCGGCTGCGCCGGTGTTCGCGGGCAAGCCCGCTCCCACAGGGGCACTCGAATCACAGGGCCACCCCCCATCCAAGGACCGGAGACTAAGCCGCGATGCAACCGGACGATCCGCTCGCCAACGACCGCACCCAGTTCATGCCGCGCCCCGGTGGCCGTGGCCCGCAATCGGCCACGCCGACACCGGCTGCGCCGCCGCCACCGCTGAACGTGCCCGCCGCGCCGCTGGCAGCCGGCCAGGCCGAGGGCCTCAACCCGCTGGAGCAGGCGGCAGGCCCGCTGCTGGCGCTGCTCACCCGGCTGCGCAACACCATCGCCCACCCGGCGCCGGCCAGCCTGCGCGCGCAACTGCTGGCCTACCTGCGCCAGTTCGAGGAACGCGCCGAGGCCGCGGGCGTGCCGCGCAACGAAGTGCTGCTGGCACGTTACGCGTTGTGCACCGCGCTCGACGAGGCGGTGCTCAGCACGCCCTGGGGCAGCGCCAGCGACTGGGGCAAGCAGAGCCTGCTGATCACCGTGCACAACGAGGCCTGGGGTGGCGAAAAGGTCTTCCAGCTGATGGAGCACTGCCTGCAAAGCCCGCGTGAGCGCCTGCACCTGCTGGAACTGCTGTACCTGTGCACCAGCCTTGGCTTTGAAGGCCGCTACCGGGTGATGAACGGCGGCCGCGCTCAACTCGAGGCCCTGCGCGAACGCACCGCCGCGACCATCCGTGGCGCCCGTGGCGAGATCGAGCGCGAGCTGTCGCCGCACTGGCGCGGCGTCACGGTGGCGCGCGATCGCCTGGCGCAGTTCGTGCCGCCCTGGGTCGGCCTGGCGGTGGCCCTGGCGCTGCTGTTGCTGGTGCTGTTCGGCTTGCGCCTGAAACTGGCCGCCGATGCCGAGCCGGTATTCCGTGGCATCCACGCCCTGGGCGAGATCCCGGTGCAGGCCATGGACCGCCCGGTGGTCCAGCCCAAGCCCATCGAACGCCCACGCCTGGCAGGCTTCCTCGCCGACGACATCAAGGCCGGGCGGGTCGCCGTGGAGGACGCGGTGGACCGCTCGGTGGTGACCATCCGTGGCGACGAGCTGTTCGCCTCGGCCAGCGCCAGCATCAAGGACGATTTCCAGCCCTTGATGCTGCGCATTGCCGAGGCCGTGGCCAAGGTCAAGGGCAACGTCAAGGTCACCGGCCACAGCGACAACCAGCGCATTGCCACGCTGCGCTTCCCGTCCAACTGGGCGCTGTCCCAGGCCCGGGCCGAGGAGGTCAAGGACATCCTGGCCGCCCGTACCGGCCAGCCAGGACGCTTCACCGCGCAGGGCCTGAGCGACACCGAGCCGCTGGCGTCGAACGACAGCGCGCAGGGCCGGGCGAAGAATCGCCGGGTTGAAATCACCGTTCTGGCGGAGGGCGTCGAGTGAAGGCGTTTTTCAGTTTTGTCATTCGCTGGGTGATCCCGGTGCTGGGCCTGCTGGCCCTGAGCCTGATCATCTGGTTTGTCGGTCCATTGCTGGATGTGCTGGCGCCGGTCACCCCGCGCGTGGTGCTGATCGTCCTGCTGTTCGCGGCGTGGCTTGCCTACCGGGCATGGCGCATCGTCCAGGCCCGCCGGCAGGCGGCGAAAGTCATGGAAAGCCTGGCCGCCGAAACGGCGCCGGACCCTGCCAGCCTCGCCACCGCCGAAGAGCTGGCGACCCTGCGCCAGCGCATGGACGAGGCCCTGGTGCTGCTGAAGAAGGCGCGTCTGGGCGGTGACGAACGGCGCAACCTCTATGAGTTGCCGTGGTATGTGATCATCGGCCCGCCCGGTTCGGGCAAGACCACCGCGCTGGTCAACTCCGGCCTGCATTTCCCGCTGGCGGCGCAGTTGGGCGAGGGGGCCATCCGTGGCGTGGGCGGCACGCGCAACTGCGACTGGTGGTTCACCGACCAAGCCGTGCTGCTGGATACCGCCGGGCGCTACACCACCCAGGACAGCCATGCCCAGGTAGACAAGGCCGCCTGGCTGGGTTTTCTCGACCTGCTCAAGAGCCAGCGCTCGCGCCGGCCGATCGACGGCGCGTTCATCGCCATCAGCCTGTCCGATCTGCTGCTGGGCAGCGATGCCGAGCGCGCCGCCCATGCGACGGCCATCCGCAAGCGCATCCAGGAGCTGTACAGCCAGTTGGGCGTGCGCTTCCCGATCTACCTGATGCTGACCAAGCTCGACCTGGTGCCAGGCTTCATGGAGTTCTTCGACAACCTGAGCAAGGATGAGCGCGCCCAGGTGTGGGGCATGACCTTCGCCCTGGATGACGGCCAGCAGGGCGATGGCCCGTTGGCCCAGTTCGGCAGCGAATTCGGCCTGCTGGAGCAGCGCTTGAACCAGCGTTTGGTCGAACGCCTGCAACAAGAGCGCGACCCGGCGCGGCGCGACCTGGTGTACGGTTTCGTCCAGCAGTTCGCCGCCCTGCGCGGCAACCTCACGACTTTCCTCGATGGCATCTTCAAGCCCAATGCCTTCGAAGAGCGCGCGCTGCTGCGCGGCGTGTACTTCACCAGCGGCACCCAGGAAGGCAGCCCGATCGACCGCCTGATCGGCAGCATGGCCCAGAGCATGGGCCTGGATCGCGCGCACCTGGCTCGCCAGAGCGGCAGCGGGCGCAGCTACTTCATCGAGAAACTGTTCAGCGCGGTGGCCTTCGCCGAGCGCGGCCTGGTCGGTAGCAATCCCAAGGTCGAGCAGCGGCGCAAATGGATCGCCCGTGGCGCCCTGGCCCTGAGCGTGGCCCTGGTGCTGGTGGTCGGCACCCTGTGGACCCTGAGCTACCGCGCCAACCAGCAGTACATCGCCGAAGTCGACAGCCGCCTCAAGCCTTTGGGCAAGAGTGTGCAGGAGCTGAGCCCGGCGCAGCGCAACGTGGTCGAGGTGCTGCCGCTGCTCAACGCCGTGCGTCGCCTGGCCGACGATCCACCGGGCTGGGCCGAGGGGCTGGGCCTGTACCAGGGCGACATGCTCGAAGGCGAGTCCGACAGCGTCTACCGCAAGCTGCTGATCGCCATCTTCGCCCCGCGCCTGGTCACCCGCATCGAAGAGCAGCTGTACGCCGGAGGCCCGTCCGACTACCTGTACGAAGGGCTCAAGGCCTACCTGATGCTGGCTGACGGTGAGCATTACGACCCTGAGTTCATCAAGGCCTGGATTACCCTCGACTGGGAGCGCAGCCTGCCCCGCGACCTCGCTCCGGACTTGCGCCAGGCCCTGTCCCAGCACCTGGCGGCGCTGTTCGACAAGCGCCCGCCCAATGCCCGCCTCGACCAACGCTTGATCGACGACACCCGTCGCCAGTTGCAGCAGCTGCCGGTGGCCCAGCGCGTCTACGATCGGGTCAAGCGGCAGAAACTGCCGGCCGGGGTCAGCGACTTCCGGGTCAGTGATGCCGCCGGTCGTGATGCGGCGCTGGTGTTCCGCTTCAAGAACGGCAAGCCACTGAGCGAGCCGTTGCCGGGCATCTTCACCGTCGAGGGTTACCGCAAGGCGTTCCTGGCCGCCAGCCTGGCGCACAGCGAGACCCTGGCCGAGGAGCGCTGGGTGCTGGGTCGCGAGGCCAGTGAGGCGGGCGACGCCAAGCGCCTGGCCGACGACGTGCTGCAGCTGTATTACCAGGACTACATCCGCAACTGGGAGGCGCTGCTGGCCGACCTGGACTTCGTGCCCATCACCAGTGTCGGCCAGGCTGCCGATGTGCTGCGGGTGCTGTCCGGGCCGACTTCGCCGATGAAGAAGCTGCTGCAAGCGGTGGCCAAGGAAACCAACCTGGCCCAGCCAACCACCCTCGACAAGGTCCAGGCCAAGGCCGAGCAGGCCGGTGTCGACCAGCTGCGCCAGCGCCTCGGCGGCCTGCTGGGCGATACGCCGCTGCCCAGCGACAACCCGGCGGCCCGTGAGGTCGACCCGGTGACCGCGCACTTCGCCGAACTGGCCGCCCTGGTGGACACCGGTGAAGGCCAGCCGGCGGCCATCGATGGCCTGCTGACTGACCTCAATGCGCTGTACGTGCAAGTCAGCGCCATGGTCGGCGCCAGTGGCGATGCGCTACTGGGCGAGGCCAAGAACCAGGCCCAGGCCGCGGCGCAGCGCGTTGCCCTGGGCGCGGCGCGCCAGCCCAAGGTGGTGCAGAACCTGGTGGGTTCGGTGCTCGGCTCCACCCACAACCTGGTCATGGGCGGCGTGCGCAACCAGCTCAATGCCGCCTGGACCAGCGAGGTGGTCAACGTCTACCGCCAGTCCCTCAGCGGGCGCTACCCGCTGGTGGCGGGCAGTGCGCGCGATGCCACCCTGGAAGACTTCGGCCAGTTCTTCGGCGTTGGCGGGGTGATGGACAACTACTTCCGCAAGTACCTGCAACCCTACGTCAACACCTCCAGCACACCCTGGAGCTGGCAGCCGGGCGCGGCGCAGAAGCTGGGGATCAACAGCAACGTGCTGCAAACCTTCCAGCGTGCGGCGAGCATCCGTGATGCCTTCTTCCGCAACAGCAACGGCGTGCAGCCTGGAGTGCGCTTCGAACTCAAGCCGGTGGCGATGGACGCGACCATCACCCAGTTCCTGCTCGACCTCGACGGCCAGCAAGTCAGCTACGACCATGGCCCGAGCCGGCCGGTGGCGCTGCAGTGGCCCAACCCCAACAGCATTGGCGTGGTGCGTTTGTCTATCTCGCCACCCTCGGTCACTGGCCGTTCCGGGCTGACCGTGGAAGGGCCGTGGGCCTGGTTCCGCCTGCTCGACCAGTCCGACCTGGTGGCTGGCAGCTCGCCGGAGCGCTTCAACCTGCGCCTGCGCGTCGATGGCGCCAGTGTGTCCTACGAGCTGCGTGCCAGCAGCGCCTTCAACCCATTCCGCAGCCGAGTGCTCAGCGGTTTCAGCCTGCCGGAGCATCTGTGAGCGACCTGGGTTTCTACGGAAAGCTGGCCAGCCGCGGCGACTTCGTCAGCCGTGGCTTGCCACAGCGTTTCATCCAGCCTTGGGACCAATGGCTGGCGGCGGGCCTGCAGGCCAGCCAGCAGGCGTTGGGCGAGCGTTGGCTCGAGGCCTATCTGGTCAGCCCCTTGTGGCGGTTTGCCCTGGCGCCGGGTGTGTGTGGGCCGGATGCGGTGGTTGGGGTGTTGATGCCGAGCATCGACCGGGTTGGGCGGTATTTTCCGTTGACCGTGGCCCAGGTGCTGGAACCGGGGCAGCCGTTGGCGCCTGTGGTGGCCGGGGATGACGAATGGTTTGAAGCGGTTGAGGCTGCTTTGTTGGCGACCCTTGAGCCGGGTGCTGCCTTTGAGAATTTTGAGGCGGCTTTGCCGCCTTTTCGCGGCACAAGGCCGCTCCTACAGGGGCCGCGTGTGGCTGTGGGTGGTTTGCAGCGGTTGGATGCGACTACCCCGCAAGGGCGTGCACTGGCCTTGGCCGAATGCGCCTGCGAGGGCATGAGCCTGTGGTGGGGCAGGGGCTCCGAACGTATCGCCCCGGGGCTGATGCGCTGCGCGGGCTTGCCGCGCAGTGAGGATTTCGCCGGGTTTCTTCTGGGTAGCGAGGCAGCGCACGCATGACCGACCTGCAATACACCGCAGCCAGCTACAGCCATGTCGGCATGGTGCGCAAGATCAACGAAGACGCCTGCCTGGACCTGACCTGGGCAGGGCTGTGGGCGGTGGCCGACGGCATGGGCGGCCATGCGGCTGGCGACTACGTCAGCAGCCTGGCGGTGGACAGCCTGCGCAGCCTGCCCAGGCTCGAGTCGCTGGAGGAGTTTGCCGGCGAAGTGCGTGATGGCCTGTCGTGGGTCAATCGCACGGTGCGCGAGGAAACCGCGCGCCGGGGCGTGGCGATGATGGGCAGTACCGTGGTGGTGCTGGCGGCGCGGGGCGACCAGGCCATCGGCCTGTGGGCCGGCGATAGCCGCCTGTACCGCCTGCGTGAAGGTTGCATCGAGCGCCTGTCCCACGACCACAGCTACGTCCAGGAATTACAGGACAGCGGCCTGCTCAACGAGGCCGAGGCGCGGGTCCATCCGCGCGGCAATATCGTCACCCGCGCCCTGGGCGTCGAGGACCATATCGAGTTGCAGGCAGTCGCCCTGCAGGTGCAGCCCGGCGACACCTACCTGTTGTGCAGCGACGGCTTGAACAAGACCGCCGAGGACCACGAGATCGCCGAGGTGCTTGGCCACGACGACCCCTACGAAGTGGTGCGCAGCCTGGTGCACCTGGGCCTGACCCGGGGCGCCCCCGATAACATCACCGCCGTGGTCGTGAAGGCGAGCTGAAGACACCATGAATATGCAGATCCCCGGATTCGACATCGATCACGAGCTTGGCCAGGGCGCCATGGCCAGTGTGTACCTGGCCACCCAGCGCTCGCTCGAGCGCAAGGTGGCGCTGAAGATCATGGCGGCCAGCCTGGCCGCCGACCCGACCTTCTGCGAGCGCTTCCTGCGCGAGGGCCGTACCCTGGCGCGGCTGGCGCACCCGAACATCGCCACCATCCATGACATCGGCAATGTCGGCGAGCTGTACTACATGGCCATGGAGTACCTGCCCAGCGGCACGCTCAAGGAGCGCATCGCCGAGGGCCTGACGCCCGAGCAGGGCCTCGCCTACGTGCGTCAGATCGCCCAGGCGCTGGGCTATGCCCACGCCCAGGGCCTGGTGCACCGCGACGTCAAACCGGCCAACATCCTGTTCCGCGCCGACGGCACCGCAGTGCTGTCGGACTTCGGCATCGCCAAGTCGCTGGATGACCGCACCCAGTTCACCCAGGCTGGCTTCGCGGTCGGCACGCCGAGCTACATGAGCCCTGAGCAGGCCCGTGGCATGGAGATCGACGGGCGTGCCGACCTGTACGCGCTGGGCGTGGTGCTGTACGAGATCCTGGTCGGCAAGCTGCCGTACAACGGTACCGATGCGCTGTCCACGGCACTGGCGCACCTGACCGAGCCATTGCCGGAGCTGCCGATCGAGCATGGCCGCTACCAGGACATCCTGCGTGGCCTGCTGGCCAAGGACCCCAACGAGCGTTTCGCCGATGCCGCGGCCTTGCTGGCCGCGCTGGATCGCCTGACCGTGCAGGCACCGCTGGATGAGCGCGATAGCACGGTGCTGCGTCCGCTGGTCGTGCCGCCGCCGCTGGCGCCGCAACCGGTGTCCATCGAAATCCCCCAAGTCGTGGCCGAGCCTGTGCCACGGCCCGCGCCCAAACCACAGCCCGCGCCGGTGGCGAAGTCCGGCTCGAACAAACCCGCCAAGGCGGTATTGGCCGTGGCTATCGCGGCGGCCTTGGGCCTGGGGGGCGCGTTCTTCTGGTTGCTGGGTGGCAGCGACGAGCCAGCCGTCGTGCAGGCGCCGACCGACACCGTCGCCCCTGCGCAGCCGCCAGTACAACCGGTAGCGGCCCGCGACGATGGCCGCCCGTTGCTGATGCCCGGCAAGCAGACCCTGTTCCAGCGGGTGCTGACCAAGCCCGACGCGCAACTGCTGGCCCAGCCCGGCGATGCGTCGGGAGCAAAGCTGCCGGCGTTCTCCGTGCTCTACGTCTACCAGCGCAAGGATATCGGCGGCAAAGCCTGGTTGCAGGTGGGCGCCGCCAGTGATGGCCAGCGCGAGGGCTGGTTGCCGGCCGAGCAGACCAGCGACTGGAAGCAGAGCCTGGTGCTCAAGTTCACCGAGCGCTCGGGCCGTTCGCCGGTGATGTTCATGCGCCAGGTGGACGATGTGCAGCAGTTGCTCGACGATACCGC
Coding sequences:
- the tssM gene encoding type VI secretion system membrane subunit TssM, with translation MKAFFSFVIRWVIPVLGLLALSLIIWFVGPLLDVLAPVTPRVVLIVLLFAAWLAYRAWRIVQARRQAAKVMESLAAETAPDPASLATAEELATLRQRMDEALVLLKKARLGGDERRNLYELPWYVIIGPPGSGKTTALVNSGLHFPLAAQLGEGAIRGVGGTRNCDWWFTDQAVLLDTAGRYTTQDSHAQVDKAAWLGFLDLLKSQRSRRPIDGAFIAISLSDLLLGSDAERAAHATAIRKRIQELYSQLGVRFPIYLMLTKLDLVPGFMEFFDNLSKDERAQVWGMTFALDDGQQGDGPLAQFGSEFGLLEQRLNQRLVERLQQERDPARRDLVYGFVQQFAALRGNLTTFLDGIFKPNAFEERALLRGVYFTSGTQEGSPIDRLIGSMAQSMGLDRAHLARQSGSGRSYFIEKLFSAVAFAERGLVGSNPKVEQRRKWIARGALALSVALVLVVGTLWTLSYRANQQYIAEVDSRLKPLGKSVQELSPAQRNVVEVLPLLNAVRRLADDPPGWAEGLGLYQGDMLEGESDSVYRKLLIAIFAPRLVTRIEEQLYAGGPSDYLYEGLKAYLMLADGEHYDPEFIKAWITLDWERSLPRDLAPDLRQALSQHLAALFDKRPPNARLDQRLIDDTRRQLQQLPVAQRVYDRVKRQKLPAGVSDFRVSDAAGRDAALVFRFKNGKPLSEPLPGIFTVEGYRKAFLAASLAHSETLAEERWVLGREASEAGDAKRLADDVLQLYYQDYIRNWEALLADLDFVPITSVGQAADVLRVLSGPTSPMKKLLQAVAKETNLAQPTTLDKVQAKAEQAGVDQLRQRLGGLLGDTPLPSDNPAAREVDPVTAHFAELAALVDTGEGQPAAIDGLLTDLNALYVQVSAMVGASGDALLGEAKNQAQAAAQRVALGAARQPKVVQNLVGSVLGSTHNLVMGGVRNQLNAAWTSEVVNVYRQSLSGRYPLVAGSARDATLEDFGQFFGVGGVMDNYFRKYLQPYVNTSSTPWSWQPGAAQKLGINSNVLQTFQRAASIRDAFFRNSNGVQPGVRFELKPVAMDATITQFLLDLDGQQVSYDHGPSRPVALQWPNPNSIGVVRLSISPPSVTGRSGLTVEGPWAWFRLLDQSDLVAGSSPERFNLRLRVDGASVSYELRASSAFNPFRSRVLSGFSLPEHL
- a CDS encoding PP2C family protein-serine/threonine phosphatase, whose protein sequence is MTDLQYTAASYSHVGMVRKINEDACLDLTWAGLWAVADGMGGHAAGDYVSSLAVDSLRSLPRLESLEEFAGEVRDGLSWVNRTVREETARRGVAMMGSTVVVLAARGDQAIGLWAGDSRLYRLREGCIERLSHDHSYVQELQDSGLLNEAEARVHPRGNIVTRALGVEDHIELQAVALQVQPGDTYLLCSDGLNKTAEDHEIAEVLGHDDPYEVVRSLVHLGLTRGAPDNITAVVVKAS
- a CDS encoding DotU family type VI secretion system protein, with the protein product MQPDDPLANDRTQFMPRPGGRGPQSATPTPAAPPPPLNVPAAPLAAGQAEGLNPLEQAAGPLLALLTRLRNTIAHPAPASLRAQLLAYLRQFEERAEAAGVPRNEVLLARYALCTALDEAVLSTPWGSASDWGKQSLLITVHNEAWGGEKVFQLMEHCLQSPRERLHLLELLYLCTSLGFEGRYRVMNGGRAQLEALRERTAATIRGARGEIERELSPHWRGVTVARDRLAQFVPPWVGLAVALALLLLVLFGLRLKLAADAEPVFRGIHALGEIPVQAMDRPVVQPKPIERPRLAGFLADDIKAGRVAVEDAVDRSVVTIRGDELFASASASIKDDFQPLMLRIAEAVAKVKGNVKVTGHSDNQRIATLRFPSNWALSQARAEEVKDILAARTGQPGRFTAQGLSDTEPLASNDSAQGRAKNRRVEITVLAEGVE
- the tssK gene encoding type VI secretion system baseplate subunit TssK, coding for MSWNNRVVWSEGMFITTQHFQQHDRYLEHFVDTRSRPLSAAAWGFSELLIDQGLLAQGKLAILSARGLLPDGTPFDIPRDDLPPPPLDVPDALRDGVIYLGLPLKRAGARDTVDDGEPLDGARYVSRVSEVRDDNAPFENRAPLALGSRALRLLRGEDGLGDYAALGVVRVREKRADRALVLDDSYIPPLLDVTANNTLSGFRGELLGLLHQRGEALAGRVVASANGGASEIADFMLLQLVNRAQPLVEHLDQLTPLHPERLYSELVALAGEFATFTRDGRRPETFPVYQHDDLAATFAPVMAALREALSMLIDSKAVAIPLVEKAYGIHVGMLADRSLLDSASFILVVRADVPSETLRSRFGQQSKIGSVEHIRDLVNLQLPGIGLLPLPVAPRQIPFHAGSTYFELDRGSEHWKQLQHSGGFAFYVAGEFPGLNLAFWAIRG
- the tagF gene encoding type VI secretion system-associated protein TagF is translated as MSDLGFYGKLASRGDFVSRGLPQRFIQPWDQWLAAGLQASQQALGERWLEAYLVSPLWRFALAPGVCGPDAVVGVLMPSIDRVGRYFPLTVAQVLEPGQPLAPVVAGDDEWFEAVEAALLATLEPGAAFENFEAALPPFRGTRPLLQGPRVAVGGLQRLDATTPQGRALALAECACEGMSLWWGRGSERIAPGLMRCAGLPRSEDFAGFLLGSEAAHA
- the tssJ gene encoding type VI secretion system lipoprotein TssJ, whose amino-acid sequence is MSATRLIAALAIVLLSACSKDTPVEASAPTEAGTAGITLYFSAAAGLNPGASGTPAPVRVRIYELKNSAAFARADYFALAERAPATLAADLIDQDEVLLQPGEQLRLERPLDPATRQVGLVVGYREIDQAQWRSVLPVPPRDYQISLDVRAVRSAVATPQPEPAR
- the tagH gene encoding type VI secretion system-associated FHA domain protein TagH, with protein sequence MALCLTITSYHKITPGQCPEKLLETGAITVGRATDNDWVLPDPERLVSSKHCVIQFKDGRYYLTDNSTNGVELVHAGIRLRRGNSEPLMDGEVIRIGDYEIQARIDAGLAIPLAGQPEAHSFEALMANQAAPSAPIAGAPAAFLQGASNHDTLPDLFDFLGPASVPPVSQPDHVPAQQHDFRPPTPVAAPAAPGVIPADWALFDDTPAPEPQIAPVAPAPQAIAEPVSAPVAPVAPAPVAPARPANNDALLQAFLRGAGIEHLRIDAADAAAQMEAIGRSYRLMVEGLIDVLRARSSLKGEFRMQQTSIAPVQNNPLKFAPNADEALLLLLRHGSQAFMAPDQAVRDSFDDLRAHQLAVMAGVEAALKHLLARFEPARLEERLAPAAGLSKLFGGSRQAHCWQQFTSLYQQISREAEDDFQDLFGREFSRAYQAHSQRMQRP